A single genomic interval of Lacrimispora sphenoides JCM 1415 harbors:
- a CDS encoding AraC family transcriptional regulator, protein MTLKIEQIEQIAPCSMAYIRHTGPYGPGNTETMERLKHWAKSRDLMNSHSVILGIAQDNPQMIPPEACRYDACILLPDGCPGGSSVGGSVGGSVGNSSIEKEVHIGSITGGKYGVFTIDHTAEAVKRAWEEVFPQLFAESYIPDSSRPILERYKAELIERHLCEICIPIQ, encoded by the coding sequence ATGACTTTAAAAATAGAACAAATAGAACAAATAGCTCCCTGCTCCATGGCTTATATCAGGCATACCGGCCCTTATGGTCCGGGCAATACAGAGACCATGGAACGCTTAAAGCACTGGGCAAAGTCCAGGGATTTAATGAACAGCCATTCCGTCATTCTGGGTATCGCCCAGGATAATCCACAGATGATACCGCCCGAAGCATGCCGGTATGATGCCTGTATCCTTCTGCCTGACGGATGCCCTGGCGGTAGTTCTGTTGGTGGCTCTGTTGGCGGCTCTGTTGGTAACTCTTCCATTGAAAAGGAGGTTCACATTGGCAGCATCACCGGGGGCAAGTATGGAGTCTTTACCATCGATCACACAGCCGAGGCAGTTAAGCGGGCCTGGGAAGAAGTTTTCCCGCAGCTTTTTGCAGAAAGCTATATTCCTGATTCTTCACGGCCGATTTTAGAACGTTATAAGGCAGAACTTATAGAGCGGCACCTTTGTGAAATCTGTATCCCTATTCAATAA
- a CDS encoding transketolase family protein has product MSEMKAIRVAYGEALAELGEANEKVVVMDADLAHATMTATFAEKFPERFFNAGIAEANMVDMSAGLSTMGYIPFCSTFAIFGAGRAYEQVRNGVAYPNFNVKLGMTHSGITLGEDGGSHQAIEDMALMRVIPGMTVIVPCDASETHRAVKAVADMQGPAYLRLARLPSPVFEEDMPFVIGKANVLKEGTDAVVFACGIMVSTVLECSKKLEAEGKSVTVVNMHTIKPIDRECILKYAEKCKNVITVEEHSIIGGLGDAVGDVLLENKCNVTFKKIGVQDRFGQSGKPEELLEEYGLSEKQVYNQIKGVLEA; this is encoded by the coding sequence ATGAGTGAAATGAAAGCAATTAGAGTGGCATATGGTGAGGCACTTGCTGAACTTGGCGAGGCAAATGAAAAAGTTGTTGTAATGGATGCGGATCTGGCACATGCTACCATGACTGCGACCTTTGCAGAAAAGTTCCCGGAGAGGTTTTTTAATGCAGGCATTGCAGAAGCAAACATGGTTGATATGAGTGCAGGCCTTTCTACCATGGGATACATACCTTTCTGCAGCACCTTTGCCATATTTGGCGCAGGACGGGCTTATGAGCAGGTAAGAAATGGTGTCGCTTACCCTAATTTCAATGTAAAGCTGGGTATGACCCATTCCGGAATCACACTTGGCGAAGACGGCGGAAGCCACCAGGCCATTGAAGATATGGCTCTTATGCGGGTAATCCCCGGCATGACCGTGATCGTTCCCTGTGATGCCAGCGAAACCCACCGTGCCGTTAAGGCAGTTGCAGATATGCAGGGTCCTGCTTATCTTCGCCTCGCAAGACTTCCAAGCCCGGTGTTTGAAGAGGATATGCCCTTTGTAATCGGAAAGGCAAACGTATTAAAAGAAGGTACGGATGCAGTGGTATTTGCCTGCGGCATCATGGTATCTACCGTACTGGAATGCTCAAAGAAGCTTGAGGCAGAAGGAAAATCCGTCACTGTTGTCAATATGCATACCATTAAGCCTATTGACAGGGAGTGCATTTTGAAATATGCTGAGAAGTGTAAGAATGTTATAACCGTGGAAGAACACAGCATCATCGGCGGTCTTGGAGATGCAGTTGGCGATGTTCTTCTGGAAAATAAGTGTAATGTCACATTTAAAAAGATCGGTGTACAGGACCGGTTCGGTCAGTCCGGAAAGCCGGAAGAGCTTCTGGAGGAATACGGACTGAGTGAGAAACAAGTATATAATCAGATAAAAGGAGTGTTGGAAGCATGA
- a CDS encoding VOC family protein, whose protein sequence is MLKNKPSGVAHVAIPTDEPEATVFFYENLGFTRLVDGGIRGMLQCGTCVIEYYPRRQEIKPIGNIDHIALTCENLDEAYEEIVALGHKLLSDGIESNQMFAPLPNRFFLFQGPNGEKIEFCKVG, encoded by the coding sequence ATGCTGAAAAACAAACCATCGGGAGTTGCCCATGTGGCGATTCCCACGGATGAACCGGAAGCAACCGTATTTTTCTACGAGAATCTGGGATTTACCAGACTGGTGGATGGAGGAATCCGCGGAATGCTGCAATGCGGGACCTGTGTCATTGAATACTATCCCAGACGCCAGGAGATAAAGCCCATCGGTAACATCGATCACATTGCCCTGACTTGCGAAAACCTGGATGAAGCATATGAGGAAATCGTGGCCCTGGGACATAAACTTTTATCCGACGGAATAGAATCCAACCAGATGTTTGCACCTCTCCCCAATCGTTTCTTTCTTTTTCAGGGACCGAATGGTGAGAAGATTGAATTTTGCAAAGTTGGCTAG
- a CDS encoding MarR family winged helix-turn-helix transcriptional regulator, whose translation MKNEILAKEHCPYCKRHCSLIDPHCGKGRALAEKRKKEEKKVKEEKKEPAMDPETVEWKDIQSEIRLIHLFNNVSCLLPERKAGKQGGKGVRLYIMAELAEKGDLTQKELKENSGPLFKELEEALQKLEKKGYISRKQDEGKDIKISLTGKGYESAKEHMREWKRENDSIFSPLTEDEKGSLEQILKKIHP comes from the coding sequence ATGAAAAATGAAATACTTGCTAAAGAACACTGCCCATACTGTAAAAGACATTGTTCTTTAATAGATCCCCACTGCGGAAAAGGAAGAGCATTGGCGGAAAAGAGAAAAAAGGAAGAGAAGAAGGTAAAAGAAGAAAAAAAGGAACCAGCCATGGATCCTGAAACGGTAGAATGGAAAGATATCCAGTCCGAAATCAGACTGATACACCTTTTTAATAATGTCAGCTGTCTGCTGCCTGAGCGGAAAGCCGGGAAGCAGGGAGGGAAAGGGGTCAGGCTTTATATAATGGCAGAATTGGCTGAAAAAGGTGACCTGACACAAAAGGAGCTTAAGGAAAATTCCGGGCCGCTTTTTAAAGAGCTGGAGGAGGCTTTGCAAAAGCTGGAGAAAAAGGGCTATATCAGCCGGAAGCAGGATGAAGGAAAAGACATAAAGATCTCACTGACCGGTAAGGGATACGAGTCGGCCAAAGAACATATGAGGGAGTGGAAGAGGGAGAATGACAGTATTTTTTCCCCGCTTACAGAGGATGAAAAAGGTTCGCTGGAACAAATTCTGAAAAAAATTCACCCCTGA
- the fsa gene encoding fructose-6-phosphate aldolase, protein MRFFIDTANTEDVKKANDMGIICGVTTNPSLIAKEGRDFVEVIKEITSIVDGPISGEVKATTEDAEGMIKEGREIAAIHPNMVVKIPMTVEGLKAVKVLTAEGIKTNVTLVFSAAQALLAARAGATYVSPFLGRLDDISMPGIDLICDIMDIFREHGIETEIIAASVRNPIHVIDCAKAGADIATVPYSVLVQMVKHPLTDQGIEKFKADYKAVFGE, encoded by the coding sequence ATGAGATTTTTTATCGATACAGCAAATACGGAAGACGTAAAGAAAGCAAACGATATGGGCATCATCTGCGGTGTTACCACGAATCCTTCCCTGATCGCCAAAGAAGGCCGGGATTTCGTTGAAGTCATCAAAGAAATCACTTCTATTGTGGACGGACCCATCAGCGGAGAAGTGAAAGCGACAACTGAGGATGCAGAAGGCATGATCAAAGAGGGCCGTGAAATCGCAGCGATCCATCCCAATATGGTAGTAAAGATCCCTATGACCGTGGAAGGACTGAAAGCCGTTAAGGTATTGACTGCAGAAGGAATCAAGACCAATGTGACACTGGTGTTTTCTGCCGCTCAGGCACTTTTGGCTGCCCGCGCAGGCGCAACCTACGTTTCACCGTTTTTGGGCCGTCTGGATGATATTTCTATGCCAGGCATTGATTTGATCTGTGACATCATGGATATTTTCAGGGAACACGGAATTGAGACAGAAATCATTGCAGCCAGCGTCCGCAATCCGATCCATGTCATCGACTGTGCAAAGGCAGGAGCCGACATTGCTACGGTACCTTACAGTGTACTGGTACAGATGGTAAAGCACCCGCTGACCGATCAGGGAATTGAGAAATTCAAGGCGGATTATAAAGCAGTATTTGGTGAATAA
- a CDS encoding RpiB/LacA/LacB family sugar-phosphate isomerase — MRIALINENSQAAKNEMIYNSLKKVADTKGYTVDNYGMYSAEDSNSLTYVQNGILAAILLNSGAADYVITGCGTGEGAMLALNSFPGVICGHVCDPSDGYMFAQINDGNAIAMPFAKGFGWGAELNLEYTFEKLFSEESGQGYPRERAIPEQRNKKILDVVRENNLKDILTCLKGLDQELVKGAVGGEKFGELFFANCKDESIAEYVKSLLA; from the coding sequence ATGAGAATCGCATTAATTAATGAGAACAGCCAGGCGGCTAAAAACGAAATGATTTACAACAGCTTAAAGAAGGTTGCAGATACAAAGGGCTATACAGTGGATAACTATGGCATGTATTCTGCAGAGGACAGCAATTCCCTGACTTATGTACAGAACGGAATCCTGGCAGCCATTCTTTTAAACTCCGGAGCAGCGGATTATGTAATTACCGGATGCGGAACCGGCGAAGGTGCCATGCTGGCTTTAAACAGCTTCCCGGGCGTGATCTGCGGTCATGTGTGTGACCCAAGCGACGGCTACATGTTTGCACAGATCAACGACGGCAATGCGATCGCAATGCCATTTGCAAAGGGCTTTGGCTGGGGTGCAGAACTGAATCTGGAGTATACATTTGAAAAATTATTCTCTGAAGAAAGCGGACAGGGCTATCCAAGAGAGAGAGCCATTCCGGAGCAGAGAAATAAAAAAATCTTAGATGTGGTAAGAGAAAATAACTTAAAGGATATCCTGACCTGCTTAAAGGGACTTGACCAGGAACTGGTAAAGGGAGCTGTTGGCGGCGAGAAATTCGGAGAGCTGTTCTTCGCAAACTGCAAGGATGAATCCATTGCAGAATATGTAAAGAGCCTGCTGGCATAG